From one Formosa sediminum genomic stretch:
- a CDS encoding glycoside hydrolase family 31 protein — MIINTELEHKGNQYPNHIVFYEKNINTLLFKTENGVSLQLTIVRDSILRFRYASFVNFENDFSYAITKYAKTGYNHLEVTETDQYYIVTTSKLICNINKSNLKISIFDSLDFSLICEDEIGYHWEESYDFGGNIVKMSKVSNDGESYYGLGDKPDHLNLKGKRFENWVSDSFAFGKYTDPLYKAIPFYTGLHHGKSYGIFFDNSFKSCFDFAHERKNITSFWAYGGEMNYYFMYGPKMTDVVANYTDLTGKPHQLPALWSLGYHQCKWSYYPENKVKEITSKFRELNIPCDAIYLDIDYMEGFRCFTWNKDYFPDPKRIVKELADEGFKTIVIIDPGIKIDPDYHVFQEALDKDYFCKRADGPYMKGKVWPGQCYFPDFTKAEVRDWWSDLFKELVEDIGVRGVWNDMNEPAVMEVPNKTFPDDVRHDYEGNPCSHRKAHNVYGMQMARATYHGLKKFAYPKRPFVITRAAYSGTQRYSSSWTGDNIASWEHLWIANVQAQRMSLSGFSFIGSDIGGFAEQPNGELYARWIQLGVFHPFCRTHSSGDHGEQEPWMFGDEVTDIVRSFIELRYQLLPYLYTAFWQYLDEGIPILKSLVLYDQDDIQTHYRTDEFMYGNDILVCPILEPNSKGRRMYIPRGKWYNFWTKELIKGGREIWIDTDLDTMPIFIKAGSIIPKYPVQLYVGEKEIDEVVLEVHYKLGKAQSLLFDDIHDGYDYTKGRYSLSKFKLNGKANELIIQQHTTGKFITPYTRFKLKFIGLPFSISKIEVDNVAIDLPNLNEVKTNFELIVDKNFTEIHLM, encoded by the coding sequence ATGATTATAAATACAGAATTAGAACACAAGGGAAATCAATATCCAAATCATATTGTTTTCTACGAAAAAAATATTAATACCTTACTTTTTAAAACAGAAAACGGTGTAAGCTTACAACTTACTATCGTTCGCGATAGTATTTTACGTTTTCGATATGCATCTTTTGTTAATTTTGAAAACGATTTTTCGTATGCCATTACAAAATATGCCAAAACCGGATACAATCATTTAGAAGTTACAGAAACCGATCAGTATTACATTGTAACTACATCTAAACTGATATGTAATATTAATAAAAGCAACTTAAAAATATCTATTTTCGATAGTTTAGACTTCTCCTTAATTTGTGAAGATGAGATTGGTTACCATTGGGAAGAAAGTTACGACTTTGGGGGAAACATTGTAAAAATGAGTAAAGTCTCTAATGATGGCGAAAGTTATTACGGTTTAGGAGACAAACCCGATCATTTAAATTTAAAAGGAAAGCGTTTTGAAAATTGGGTGTCAGACTCCTTTGCTTTTGGTAAATATACAGATCCTTTATACAAGGCTATTCCGTTTTATACAGGTTTACATCACGGAAAATCTTATGGTATATTTTTCGATAATTCTTTTAAATCCTGTTTTGATTTTGCACACGAACGCAAAAATATAACGAGTTTCTGGGCTTACGGAGGAGAAATGAATTACTACTTTATGTATGGTCCGAAAATGACAGATGTAGTTGCAAATTACACCGATTTAACTGGAAAACCTCATCAATTGCCAGCATTATGGTCTTTAGGCTATCACCAATGTAAATGGAGCTATTATCCAGAAAATAAAGTTAAAGAAATTACATCTAAATTTAGAGAGCTAAACATACCATGCGATGCCATTTATTTAGATATAGATTATATGGAGGGATTTCGATGTTTTACCTGGAACAAAGACTATTTTCCAGACCCAAAACGTATAGTTAAAGAACTAGCAGACGAGGGATTTAAAACCATTGTCATTATAGATCCAGGAATTAAAATAGATCCTGATTATCATGTGTTTCAGGAAGCTTTAGATAAAGATTATTTCTGTAAACGTGCAGATGGTCCATATATGAAAGGAAAAGTTTGGCCAGGACAATGCTATTTTCCAGATTTTACTAAAGCAGAAGTTAGAGACTGGTGGTCTGATTTATTTAAAGAACTGGTAGAAGATATAGGTGTAAGAGGCGTTTGGAACGACATGAACGAGCCTGCTGTAATGGAAGTTCCAAATAAAACGTTTCCAGACGATGTACGTCACGATTACGAAGGAAACCCATGTAGCCATAGAAAAGCACATAATGTATATGGCATGCAAATGGCCAGAGCAACTTACCATGGACTAAAGAAATTTGCATATCCTAAGCGTCCGTTTGTTATTACAAGAGCGGCCTATTCAGGAACACAACGTTACAGTTCGTCTTGGACCGGAGATAATATTGCATCTTGGGAACATTTATGGATTGCCAATGTACAAGCACAACGTATGTCGCTTTCCGGATTTTCTTTTATAGGCAGTGATATTGGAGGGTTTGCAGAACAACCTAATGGCGAGTTGTACGCACGATGGATTCAGTTAGGTGTGTTTCATCCGTTTTGTAGAACACATTCTTCTGGAGATCATGGCGAACAAGAACCCTGGATGTTTGGTGACGAAGTAACAGATATTGTACGTAGTTTTATAGAATTACGCTACCAACTTCTCCCCTATTTATATACTGCTTTTTGGCAATATTTAGATGAAGGTATTCCCATATTAAAATCGCTTGTACTTTACGATCAAGACGATATTCAAACCCATTATCGTACAGACGAATTTATGTACGGAAACGACATTTTAGTGTGCCCCATTTTAGAACCAAATTCTAAAGGACGCCGTATGTATATACCTCGCGGAAAATGGTATAACTTCTGGACTAAAGAACTTATTAAAGGCGGACGAGAAATTTGGATAGATACAGATCTAGATACGATGCCTATTTTTATTAAAGCTGGAAGTATTATTCCTAAATATCCGGTACAACTATATGTGGGTGAAAAGGAAATTGATGAAGTAGTCTTAGAAGTACATTATAAATTAGGTAAAGCACAATCTTTATTATTTGACGACATACATGATGGCTATGATTACACAAAAGGACGTTATAGTTTAAGCAAGTTTAAGCTTAATGGCAAGGCCAACGAGTTAATTATACAGCAACATACCACAGGCAAATTTATAACGCCTTATACACGATTTAAATTGAAATTTATAGGACTCCCTTTCTCTATTTCAAAAATTGAAGTTGATAATGTAGCCATTGATTTACCAAATTTAAACGAGGTAAAAACTAATTTTGAATTAATTGTAGATAAAAATTTTACAGAAATACATCTTATGTAA
- a CDS encoding cation:proton antiporter, whose protein sequence is MLELAGIIILGILAQWVAWKFKIPAILPLILIGLLVGPIAAEFFSEDGSKWIEPIWNGREGLFPGESLFYFVSLAISIILFEGGLTLKLNEIKNVAPAITKLITLGSAVTFFGAAIAAHYTFYLSWEISFLFSSLIIVTGPTVITPILRNIPLPKDVSAVLKWEGILIDPIGALIAVLVFEFISVDAGGEFTKRAFIEFGKIVLFGFTFGFTFAHALNTIINKKWIPHYLLNVFALASVLGVFVLSDSFAHESGLLAVVVMGMVLGNSKSPYLKELLYFKESLSVLLISILFILLAANINISDLLLIYNWNTAVLFAIVVFIIRPIAVFLSTYKSSLKLKEKLFVSWVGPRGIVAAGIASLFGLKLAKSGIQDAEYITPLVFMIVLGTVLLNATTARVFAKLIGVFLKKSEGILIVGASKLSRLIGHYLEQNGRHVVMIDSNPLNIKKSEELGLEAINTNIYSDTLMDNIELNDVGFLMALTASSDINKYAINKFSKQFGENGSFRLLTADEMNNADIIPREGLFSQTDDFNSLSEVTRKYPAINEIEIKDKTHFINLLNISDSDPDIIPIFVKNHKGILDIISSSNKDKHTIEPGYILVYLGKPFDVENM, encoded by the coding sequence ATGTTAGAACTCGCCGGGATAATTATATTAGGGATATTAGCACAATGGGTAGCTTGGAAATTTAAAATTCCTGCCATTTTGCCTTTAATACTTATTGGATTATTGGTTGGCCCTATTGCGGCAGAATTTTTTTCTGAAGATGGATCTAAATGGATTGAACCCATTTGGAATGGGAGAGAAGGTTTATTTCCGGGTGAAAGTTTATTTTATTTTGTCTCTTTAGCTATTAGTATTATTTTATTTGAAGGTGGTTTAACGTTAAAATTAAACGAAATTAAAAACGTTGCACCTGCCATAACTAAACTTATTACTTTAGGATCTGCGGTTACTTTTTTTGGAGCAGCAATAGCAGCCCATTATACCTTTTATTTAAGTTGGGAAATTTCATTTTTATTTTCATCATTAATTATTGTTACAGGACCAACTGTAATTACGCCCATTTTAAGAAATATTCCATTACCAAAAGATGTCTCTGCGGTGTTAAAATGGGAAGGTATTTTAATAGATCCTATTGGGGCTTTAATTGCCGTATTGGTTTTTGAATTTATTAGTGTAGATGCTGGTGGAGAGTTTACAAAACGTGCCTTTATAGAATTTGGTAAAATTGTATTATTTGGGTTTACATTTGGGTTTACGTTTGCACATGCTTTAAATACTATAATTAATAAAAAATGGATTCCGCATTACTTACTTAATGTTTTTGCTTTAGCCTCTGTATTAGGAGTATTTGTGTTGTCCGATTCTTTTGCTCACGAGTCTGGTCTTTTAGCAGTTGTGGTAATGGGTATGGTTTTAGGAAATTCTAAATCGCCTTATTTAAAAGAGTTACTTTATTTTAAAGAATCGCTTAGTGTTTTATTAATTTCAATCTTATTTATATTATTAGCAGCTAATATTAATATAAGTGATCTATTACTTATTTACAATTGGAATACAGCAGTATTATTTGCTATTGTAGTATTTATAATTAGACCTATAGCTGTATTTTTAAGTACATATAAATCGTCTTTAAAATTAAAGGAAAAGTTATTTGTAAGTTGGGTAGGACCTCGTGGAATTGTTGCTGCAGGTATAGCTTCCTTATTTGGACTAAAGCTTGCTAAAAGTGGTATACAAGATGCAGAATATATTACACCTTTGGTGTTTATGATTGTGCTTGGAACGGTGCTTTTAAATGCCACAACAGCACGTGTCTTTGCTAAATTAATAGGAGTATTTTTGAAAAAATCTGAAGGTATTTTAATTGTAGGTGCTTCTAAATTATCGCGCTTAATTGGTCATTATTTAGAACAAAATGGAAGACATGTGGTTATGATAGATAGTAACCCATTAAACATTAAGAAGAGTGAAGAATTAGGTCTTGAAGCCATTAATACTAACATTTATTCTGATACGTTAATGGATAATATTGAATTGAATGATGTTGGATTTCTTATGGCTTTAACAGCAAGTTCAGACATTAATAAATACGCTATTAATAAGTTTAGTAAGCAATTTGGTGAAAATGGATCGTTTAGATTATTAACGGCTGATGAAATGAATAATGCAGATATAATTCCGCGTGAAGGCTTATTTTCTCAAACCGATGATTTTAATTCTTTAAGTGAAGTTACTCGTAAATATCCTGCGATTAATGAAATTGAAATAAAAGACAAAACACATTTTATAAACTTGTTAAATATTAGTGATTCAGATCCAGATATTATTCCAATTTTTGTTAAAAACCATAAAGGTATTTTAGATATTATTTCTTCTTCAAATAAAGATAAACATACTATAGAACCTGGTTATATTTTAGTGTATTTAGGAAAACCTTTCGATGTCGAGAACATGTAA
- a CDS encoding MBL fold metallo-hydrolase, which yields MKLYPIETGNFKLDGGAMFGVVPKTIWQKTNPADANNLIDIAARSLLIEDGDRLILIDTGMGNKQSDKFFGYYYCWGNHSIDASLKSYGFHRDDITDVFLTHLHFDHVGGSIQWNKDRTGYETAFKNAHFWSNKDHWLWATQPNAREKASFFKENIIPIEDSGQLKFTSLPEHDLLKNSELGFDILFVDGHTDKQMIPQLKYKDKTIVFMADLLPTVGHIPLPYVMGYDTRPLLTFNEKEKFLNLAADNNYYLFLEHDAHNEIITLKHTEKGVRLKDTYTCNAIFN from the coding sequence ATGAAATTATATCCTATTGAAACAGGAAATTTTAAACTCGATGGTGGGGCTATGTTTGGTGTTGTGCCTAAAACAATTTGGCAAAAAACAAACCCTGCAGATGCTAATAATTTAATTGATATTGCAGCGAGGTCTTTACTAATTGAAGATGGAGACAGGCTTATTTTAATAGATACAGGAATGGGTAATAAACAATCTGATAAATTTTTTGGTTATTATTACTGCTGGGGAAATCATTCTATAGATGCATCTTTAAAATCATATGGTTTTCATAGAGACGATATTACAGATGTGTTTTTAACACATTTACATTTTGACCATGTTGGTGGTAGTATTCAATGGAATAAAGACAGAACAGGGTATGAGACTGCTTTTAAAAATGCTCATTTCTGGAGTAATAAAGACCATTGGTTATGGGCCACACAACCCAATGCTAGAGAAAAAGCCTCTTTTTTTAAGGAAAACATTATCCCTATTGAAGACAGTGGACAACTAAAATTTACGAGTCTCCCAGAACATGATTTACTAAAGAATAGTGAATTGGGTTTCGATATTTTATTTGTAGATGGACATACCGATAAGCAAATGATTCCTCAGCTTAAATACAAAGATAAAACCATTGTATTTATGGCCGATTTATTACCTACAGTAGGACATATCCCGCTACCTTATGTAATGGGGTACGATACACGACCGCTCTTAACTTTTAATGAAAAAGAAAAGTTTTTAAATCTTGCTGCCGACAATAATTATTACCTATTTTTGGAGCACGATGCTCACAACGAAATAATTACTCTAAAACATACAGAAAAAGGCGTACGTTTAAAAGATACGTACACCTGCAACGCTATTTTTAATTAA
- a CDS encoding S8 family peptidase: MNIIKPILFSAIAATVLTSCGGGAKVLSTPIENIDSIPLKVSPLTETQKHTWGHLDLIQDTIPGMSVDKAYTEIIKNNEGKTVIVAVIDSGIDIEHEDLDGVIWTNEKEIPNNGIDDDKNGFVDDVHGWNFLGDTYDEQLEYVRILATGDESNPDYARAKKEYDQEYAKFINYKTQYEQLLQQLKGADELISAKLNKSDYNLADIETIEAADDEALSTAVAIGKYILGLGFEDVNAAKKDLNNGLESISERLNYNLNIKFQGRKTGDNPDDLTDVGYGNGNVMPVKDSESHGTHVAGIIAAERNNGLGVNGVANNVKIMSIRAVPNGDEYDKDIALAIRYAVDNGAQIINGSFGKYYSPHSDWVRDAIAYASENDVLFVNAAGNEGQDLDVKNCFPNDQIDNGPEVGDTFVTVGALEPKYGPEMVAGFSNYGKINVDVFSPGAKIYSTVPGSDKYDTKGGTSMAAPAVAGVAALIRSQYPKLSATQVKQVLMDSGLPVNIDVIVSGDPSNKKPFADLSKSTKMVNAYNALILASKLK, from the coding sequence ATGAATATTATTAAACCCATTCTTTTTTCTGCAATTGCAGCAACTGTTTTAACAAGCTGTGGTGGAGGTGCCAAAGTACTTTCAACACCTATCGAAAATATAGATAGCATACCTTTAAAAGTATCGCCTTTAACAGAAACTCAAAAACATACTTGGGGACATTTAGATCTTATACAAGATACTATTCCAGGAATGAGTGTAGATAAAGCCTACACTGAAATTATTAAAAATAATGAAGGAAAAACGGTTATTGTAGCCGTTATTGATTCTGGAATTGATATTGAACACGAAGATTTAGATGGTGTTATTTGGACTAACGAAAAAGAAATTCCAAATAACGGTATAGACGACGATAAAAACGGATTTGTAGACGATGTACACGGGTGGAACTTTTTAGGAGATACTTACGACGAACAATTAGAATATGTAAGAATTTTAGCTACAGGGGACGAATCTAATCCTGATTATGCAAGAGCTAAAAAAGAATACGACCAAGAATATGCTAAATTTATAAACTACAAAACACAATACGAGCAGTTATTACAACAATTAAAAGGTGCAGACGAATTAATCTCTGCTAAATTAAATAAGTCTGATTATAACTTAGCTGATATTGAAACTATTGAAGCTGCAGACGATGAAGCCTTATCTACTGCAGTTGCTATTGGAAAATATATCTTAGGTCTTGGTTTTGAAGATGTAAATGCTGCTAAAAAAGATTTAAACAATGGTCTTGAAAGTATTTCTGAACGTTTAAATTACAATTTAAATATTAAATTTCAAGGTAGAAAAACAGGAGACAATCCAGACGATTTAACAGATGTTGGTTACGGTAATGGTAACGTTATGCCAGTAAAAGATTCTGAAAGTCACGGAACTCATGTTGCCGGAATTATTGCTGCAGAACGTAACAATGGTTTAGGTGTAAATGGCGTTGCAAATAATGTAAAAATCATGAGTATTAGAGCAGTCCCTAATGGAGATGAGTACGATAAAGATATAGCATTAGCTATTCGTTATGCGGTAGATAATGGTGCACAAATTATTAACGGAAGTTTTGGTAAATACTACTCACCACATAGTGACTGGGTAAGAGATGCTATTGCATATGCAAGTGAAAACGATGTTTTATTTGTTAACGCCGCTGGTAACGAAGGTCAAGATTTAGATGTTAAAAATTGTTTCCCTAACGACCAAATAGACAATGGTCCAGAAGTAGGAGATACTTTTGTAACAGTTGGAGCTCTAGAACCTAAATACGGACCAGAAATGGTTGCTGGTTTCTCTAACTACGGTAAAATTAATGTAGATGTATTTTCTCCAGGTGCTAAAATTTATTCTACTGTTCCAGGTAGCGATAAATACGACACTAAAGGTGGTACTTCTATGGCTGCTCCTGCTGTAGCTGGTGTTGCAGCATTAATTCGTTCGCAATATCCTAAATTATCTGCTACCCAAGTAAAGCAAGTTTTAATGGATTCTGGTTTACCTGTAAATATAGACGTGATAGTATCTGGAGACCCAAGTAATAAAAAACCTTTTGCAGATTTATCTAAATCTACTAAAATGGTAAATGCTTATAATGCTTTAATTTTAGCTTCAAAATTAAAATAA
- a CDS encoding M1 family metallopeptidase, with protein sequence MKQILYSIFGLLFLLTSCKSTESITETNSSSSTDPTYWQQHVDYTMDIDMDVKTYQYKGVQKLVYTNNSPDVLTSVYYHLFLNAFQPGSEMDARLQNIEDPDGRMVENGKSRIAALKPDEIGYINVKSLKQDGKSISYETVGTILEVKLEKPIQPGDQVIFEMDFDAQVPLQIRRSGRNNKEGVALSMTQWYPKLAEYDFEGWHADPYIGREFHGVWGNFDVTIHIDKNYTVGGTGYLQNPNEIGHGYETETVKETKKDKLSWHFIAPNVHDFTWAADPEYVHDIMEVPNGPVLHFFYKNNPKIAENWKKLQPKAVELMQYFSTEIGQYPYDQYSIIQGGDGGMEYAMCTLITGERKFGSLVGVTAHEMAHTWFQFLLASNESKHEWMDEGFTSYISDQAMNVIMDENKANPSEGAYRGYYYLVKSGKEQPQSTHSDRYDCNMAYSIAAYNKGEVFLSQLGYVIGQDNLKKTLKKYFTDFSFKHPRPIDIIRSAEKTSGLELDWYLTDWTQTTNTIDYGISSVEDSGSATKVTLERIGLMPMPLDIEVTFTNGTKKQYYIPLTMMRGEKPAETPRTQLKDWAWAYPTYTFTIDTTQGNIKQIQIDPKGLMADVNKENNTH encoded by the coding sequence ATGAAACAAATTTTATACTCTATTTTTGGATTACTTTTTCTCCTTACTTCTTGTAAATCTACAGAAAGTATAACAGAAACAAATAGTAGTTCAAGCACAGATCCTACGTATTGGCAACAACATGTAGATTATACCATGGATATCGATATGGATGTTAAAACCTATCAATATAAAGGTGTTCAAAAATTAGTATATACCAACAACTCACCAGATGTATTAACAAGTGTATACTATCATTTATTTTTAAATGCTTTCCAACCAGGGAGTGAAATGGATGCACGTTTACAAAATATAGAAGATCCAGATGGCAGAATGGTAGAAAACGGTAAGAGTAGAATTGCAGCTTTAAAACCAGATGAAATTGGTTACATTAATGTAAAATCACTTAAACAAGATGGTAAATCTATTTCGTATGAAACCGTTGGAACTATTCTTGAAGTAAAATTAGAAAAACCTATTCAACCTGGGGATCAAGTAATTTTTGAAATGGATTTTGATGCACAAGTACCTCTTCAAATTCGTCGTTCTGGAAGAAATAATAAAGAAGGTGTAGCATTATCTATGACACAATGGTACCCAAAATTAGCTGAATATGATTTTGAAGGTTGGCATGCAGATCCTTATATAGGAAGAGAATTTCATGGTGTATGGGGAAATTTTGATGTCACTATACACATTGATAAAAACTATACTGTTGGAGGTACAGGTTACTTACAAAACCCTAACGAAATCGGACATGGTTACGAAACCGAAACTGTAAAAGAAACTAAAAAGGATAAATTATCTTGGCATTTTATAGCTCCAAACGTACACGATTTTACTTGGGCTGCAGACCCAGAATATGTACACGATATTATGGAAGTACCAAACGGTCCGGTATTACATTTTTTCTATAAAAACAATCCAAAAATTGCTGAAAACTGGAAAAAATTACAACCTAAAGCTGTAGAACTAATGCAGTATTTTAGTACAGAAATTGGACAGTACCCTTATGATCAATATTCTATCATACAAGGTGGAGACGGTGGTATGGAATACGCCATGTGTACGCTTATTACAGGAGAACGTAAATTTGGTAGTTTAGTAGGTGTTACAGCGCACGAAATGGCACATACGTGGTTTCAATTCTTATTAGCTTCAAACGAATCTAAACACGAATGGATGGACGAAGGTTTTACCAGTTACATTAGCGATCAAGCCATGAATGTAATTATGGATGAGAATAAAGCAAACCCTTCAGAAGGGGCATATCGTGGATATTATTATTTAGTAAAATCTGGTAAAGAACAGCCACAATCTACACATTCTGACCGTTACGATTGTAATATGGCTTATAGTATAGCCGCTTATAATAAAGGAGAAGTATTCTTGTCTCAATTAGGTTATGTTATTGGACAAGACAACCTAAAAAAGACCCTTAAAAAATACTTTACAGATTTTTCTTTTAAACACCCAAGACCTATAGATATTATACGCTCTGCCGAAAAAACATCTGGGTTAGAATTAGATTGGTATTTAACAGATTGGACACAAACCACAAATACCATAGATTACGGTATTAGCTCTGTAGAAGATTCTGGAAGTGCTACTAAAGTTACTTTAGAGCGCATCGGCTTAATGCCAATGCCTTTAGATATTGAAGTAACTTTTACAAACGGAACTAAAAAACAATACTACATTCCGTTAACCATGATGCGAGGCGAAAAACCAGCAGAAACTCCTAGAACACAATTAAAAGATTGGGCTTGGGCATATCCTACATATACATTTACTATTGATACGACACAAGGGAATATTAAACAAATACAAATAGATCCTAAAGGTTTAATGGCAGATGTAAATAAAGAAAATAACACACATTAA
- a CDS encoding nicotinate phosphoribosyltransferase — protein MNLNSALYTDLYQLAMGQAYFLKGKHKVSATFDYFFRKIPFEGGYVLFSGLEEVLDWLETVAFSEEDIAYLVAQGFNSDYIEYLKQFKFTGHIQSMDEGEVIFPFSPILTVTGSIIECQIIETFILNSLNFQSLIATKASRIRFIAGKDKSLAEFGLRRAQGFAGIQASRASYIGGFDYTSNVLAGKVFNIPVSGTMAHAYIQSYDDELTAFRDFAETRPVNCVLLVDTYDTLKRGVPNAIIVAKEMEARGEKLLGIRLDSGDLAYISKAARKQLDDAGLDYVKIAASNQLDEHVIRSLKEQEAQIDIYGVGTNLVVGKENAALDGVYKLCSFNDTPRIKISENLKKMNFPGKKQVYRYMNEDGLYIADAITLEHLDAPKSMAHPFETHKRMPIEYTSVRPLLHDVMRDGKRVRTKKPLSELIKIAEENLSKLPVEHKRFANPHVYKVGLSPELEQLRDQLKKDKLEA, from the coding sequence ATGAATTTAAATTCAGCACTATATACAGATTTATATCAACTTGCCATGGGGCAAGCTTACTTTTTAAAAGGCAAACACAAAGTAAGCGCTACTTTCGATTATTTTTTTAGGAAAATCCCTTTTGAAGGTGGTTACGTCTTATTTTCAGGATTAGAAGAAGTCTTAGATTGGCTAGAAACTGTTGCTTTTTCTGAAGAAGATATAGCGTATTTAGTCGCACAAGGTTTCAATTCAGATTATATAGAATATTTAAAACAGTTTAAATTTACAGGGCACATTCAAAGCATGGATGAAGGTGAAGTAATATTTCCTTTTAGCCCCATATTAACTGTTACCGGATCTATTATTGAATGTCAAATTATCGAAACCTTTATTTTAAACAGTTTAAATTTTCAATCTTTAATAGCAACTAAAGCTAGTAGAATTAGGTTTATTGCTGGAAAAGATAAAAGTTTAGCAGAATTTGGTTTACGCCGTGCACAAGGTTTTGCAGGAATACAAGCTTCTCGTGCTTCGTACATTGGTGGATTCGACTATACTTCAAATGTCCTAGCAGGTAAAGTATTTAATATTCCGGTTTCTGGAACTATGGCACATGCCTACATACAAAGTTACGACGATGAGCTAACTGCATTTAGAGATTTTGCCGAAACCAGACCCGTAAACTGTGTGCTTTTAGTAGATACTTACGATACTTTAAAAAGAGGTGTTCCTAATGCTATTATTGTCGCTAAAGAAATGGAAGCTCGTGGTGAAAAATTACTTGGCATTCGTTTAGATAGTGGAGATTTAGCATACATCTCTAAAGCTGCGAGAAAGCAATTAGACGACGCTGGTTTAGACTATGTAAAAATTGCTGCATCCAATCAATTAGACGAACACGTAATTAGAAGTTTAAAAGAACAAGAAGCACAAATAGACATTTATGGTGTGGGTACTAATTTAGTGGTGGGTAAGGAAAATGCCGCTTTAGATGGTGTATACAAACTTTGTAGTTTTAACGATACCCCACGAATTAAAATTTCTGAAAATTTAAAAAAAATGAATTTTCCAGGAAAAAAACAAGTGTATCGTTATATGAATGAAGACGGCCTCTATATAGCAGATGCTATTACATTAGAGCATTTAGATGCGCCAAAATCTATGGCACACCCTTTTGAAACACACAAACGTATGCCTATAGAATATACCTCGGTAAGACCATTATTACACGATGTAATGCGTGACGGAAAACGTGTGCGTACAAAAAAACCATTATCGGAGTTAATTAAAATTGCAGAAGAAAACCTTTCTAAATTACCTGTAGAGCATAAACGTTTTGCAAATCCTCACGTATATAAAGTAGGCTTAAGTCCGGAATTAGAACAACTTAGAGATCAGTTAAAAAAAGATAAATTAGAAGCGTAA